In Hoplias malabaricus isolate fHopMal1 chromosome 18, fHopMal1.hap1, whole genome shotgun sequence, the genomic window cctgttgtgcccaTGGAGAAACTTAGAGAGTTGGAGGTTTTCACAGTGATGGTGATTTGAAACATGATTTGCCCACAGATGCTTCTAAAATGTACATCATATAAATGTATTGCATAAAATTATTGACTGCTGAAACATTGTTTTACTATTGAATTTTGCCTTAAACtatatttacttaaaaaaaaacatgcagattGTTTAAAGTCTAAATATTCCCCAAAAGTAAGTTATCTATTTTACTTTTCATATCACATCCCTTGTTCCTATCACAAGCATAATAAAAAATCCctttttttcacattaaatcaaatgcagtgtctttgtttacatctgagCCGTCAAATTATGCTGCAATTTTCAGAAAGTGGTGGATTTCCCCTTTAAGGGAGATAGATGTGTGACTGCTTCAATGCAAACCAAATGTTGGGTCTGTTTCTCTTCCTGCCTCTGCAAACTCAAACCACTGAGCACACTGCTATTAGCAAAACAGAGCGAGGGTAGAGTGGTGGGGATATGCGTTCTGCTTGACCACGGTGTTTTCAAAATCCATCTGTGATTACCATCTACTCTTTCCCTCCACTACTCCCCAACAATAATCTCTTTTCCATTCGGCAGCATGCTACAGGGAAAATAAAGCAGCGTATGAAGTGTGTCAGTGGACTGAACAGTCCTCCGTTACTGAGTGTCTTGCATAAGAGGATAAAAGCTACATTCAACCTCTGCCAGATGTGTCAACATGATAAGATACAGCTGAGGATGTGAAGTTCACTGCATCTTCTTTGAACTTTTCTTTTAACCTTATCACTGGAGTTAGTTACATTTACTCATGCAGTTAAGTACAATTTTAATGAATTTGTACTTTCTTGGATTGTGATTTTTCAAATCATATTAAGTTTACTTCAGCTCAAGTGTTTACTGGTTTCCAGTTACTAGGTTTTGACTGTGCTCTTCCATGAGACCTTTAAATATGTCAGGTGAAGGCTGATTATTTCTGGTTCATAATAAGCGCTCCACCTGTCCGGTCCAGTGTTATCTATAAACCCTTCTGTTGAAAAGGTACttggtatatatatttttctttacatttttttcttgttttgaaaatgaactaAGTCTATCACAAGACATACGTTGGGGTGGGATGCTGGTAACTCCTTACCTGCCAAAACCTCCTCAGGTgattttttactttgttttttgtcttttttggcTTCCACGTCCGTTCCCGGCTCATCCAACTGAGTCCCTTCtggcttttgtttttgtatctgccttgccttgcctttggATGCCTGATCAGACTTGACCATGCCATCGGCCTCTGCATTCCCAAAGCATGTTAAAATCCAGCAGAGTGCAAACAAGGTCAGCAAAAGTGGCACCTTCAACTTACACATCTTCATTGCTTATTCTGCTTATCTCCACAAAGATCAAAGTAATGTAGATCTACAGCTACAGCTCTGCTGTCACTGAAGAGTGCCAAAAAGCAAAAGCAGATGCTCTGTGAgtgcaccaaaaaaaaacagtccagCACCTCCCACAAAACTAGCAGATAGCCTTTAAAAAATAGGGTTCATCCAAATGTATCCAGTCAAAACATCTTATTCCAGCCACAACAATTCCAAGCAGAATCAATGAATGGCAATTAAAACTGGTGCCCTCTTTGCTTTTTTGTTTCTCAGACTGGACTACCACTCCAGCCGAATTCCTCGGACAGCCCCctctgagtgagtgtgggaaGACAAATCTCCGGGAAAAGATCCCAGACTGGGGAGGGTAGTGGAAGAAGTGCTTGAGGGAAAGGGGGAGGGTAAATTAGAGTGAAGCAGAGTCACATCCAAAGTTTCTTCTCTTAAATGGACCAAATATTCCATGACaagcagcaaaaaaaatgttatttgtttcAAGCAATATGTGGGTCAAGTAGTTAACCTTCACAAAAGCTTGTAAAGAGTTCTGCCAAGTAGGAATTTCTTTGCTCTTAGTTATTGAATGCTTCTTATGTAAGAATTAGTCATTCCAGGTGTTTTCCAACCCTCAAAACTGACCTTAGTCCTTCTTAAATTTCGTTGACTCTTTCTTACTTATAGAAATATGCTCCACAAGGTTAAAATTCTCAGTGAGATATGTATTTCTCACTATATACAGACTCACAGACAATGTATTTAAAAGATATACAAAACCCCAGAGACCAATTCCATTTGCAGTCAAAACAATAATTAAGTataagttattcatttttcaggagGTCTTTATGTGTAGAGATATGATTAAAGATAAGACATAGGTTTAAATAGAGAAATACCACAGAGAACATAAAAAGGATAAGATATAGCAAACTTGAGACCCATAACAACCATGCAAGACCATGCATTTTGAGACACCAGTGTATAATTCTTGAAACTGAGATATGTTCACCTTATACTTTGACTGGATATATTTAATGGACCAATAGTGGGTTCTGACTCCGCACAATTCTGCAGACGAATGGGTGCCTTTAACCAATGTAAATTTCCATCAGCTAAGCACAACCAAACTGAAGAGTGGGCATTCATTGTTATTTTGTACAACTGGTTAGATTCATTGTGGTTATGACTGTGCTCTTTCTAGAATAAGAGTGCACGGCTGCGCACCGCTGCACAACAGGACATTGTTCATTGCTCTTGAGTGTAATCATTCCAGACAAACCCTTGGTTTAGTTTAGAGTTTAGAGGAGTGCACCGTTGTTCTATCCTTATTATTAACTGTTTAAAAGCTCAGTAGTCACACTGACATATCCTACCTGATACAACAAACTGATTCATGAAGATATTGCACATTTTCTTCCTAACATTTAAGAACTGCACAGTATATAATAACTCTGCTATACAGTCTCTGTCACTTGttcaaatgtttatataaaaggCAGAAATGATTTGTTATAGATTTGGTGCATTGTCCTATACAATGGTGATAATAGTTGTGACATCGACTGTGAAAAATGAATGTGTAGATAATTttacttatatattttatgagctgaaaagtatgttttaaaactaaaattagaaattttaaaatgttccatCAAActctttacatttaaaaaggcCGAATCTCGTCATTTATGGAAGTGAGGACTGTGGAATTCTCTTGTAGAAAATGGAGCTCGATAGTGTGAGATGTTTTCAAGTTGGGATATATCAGACAAGGCCTTGATGATGTAATTCCGGAGGGAGCCAGAAACTTTGTTAGCCCTGATAACATCATTcatgtgtttctctgctgttccaAATTAAGTTAGGGTTTCATTTCCATCTTAATACTGCAAGAGAGATTATTGCCCCCCAAAAAACGGCCAAATCTAGTTCATGTTCTGGGGTTTAAGGTACACAAATAGCTAATAAGATTAATTACATAAACACAAATCACCAGTGCCTTGATCATTCCATTGACATCAACTTAGTACAGATATGCTTTATAGTCTGCTTTCCATTCTAAAACATCTTTTTCCAGCTCTGTCTTTACATCCACGCACAATAATTCAACCTATGTTATAGTTTTCTTTGCAAACCCATGAAAATGCAAGTATTCATTGACAGTACTGACAGACATGTGATGTTAATGAAAACCATCTGTTAGATTGGAGACAGATGTGCGCCTTCTGGGCTCATTTGGAtttatttcaaacatttttttttctccttaatGTTGTCTTTATATCAATAGTGAGGACACTGCTGGACTGACTGAACTTCTCCTTTATCATCTGATATCCTGTCTGTCCCCACACTCTGCTCTCCCTCTGTGAATGTGGCCCTGTCTGTATTTGTCATgaacatgtttatattttcataaaataaCAAGTTATTAATCCTCTTGGCTGAGTTGCAAATTTTAATCAGACTGTTTAAACATTTTAGCCACAAACACGTATCATTTAAAGGGAAAGTTGACTCTTTTTTTAATTCcacttttataattttttattataatgaaaataattatcATGGGTTTAGTGAATGTCTATGAAACGAATCTGTGTTGTACAGACATACACTGAATCAGATTTCCTTAGAATGATGCTGTTggcaaacataaaatatatagcTGTTTTATTTACTACGCCTAGCGAAGATTAAATCTACACCTATTGAGTGTTTACACAATGGTAAATCTTTCAAAAACAAGAATTTACTTAATTGTTTGCTGCGTATCctgaattaataaattgtatttaGGGAAACTTCTTATAATATTCTATATTAGAAATTTTGCTGAGAAATCAATTCTGTAGTTTAAGGAAATTAGCAGATTTTCCCTTACAGCCCATACagaaaaaatggaaaatatatCACTTTTAAAGATTTTCATATATGGAATACCACTCCTCCAGGGGGATAATCAATGTCCAGAGAGGACTTTCTATGAATCAGTTTAGTTCACAAATGTATATTCCAAATGAGTGGCTATAACTTATTACATATGAGAAATAAAAGAACCCACATAAGtagtgaaaaaatatatttttatgtaatgtacattttttaaaacatgaaacataAAATGTCAAAGAGTATTATTACAAAATGAGACATAAAAAGAATTATTACAGCatataaatatgaaaatcaCCATGAggcaattttttaaatatgttgatAACAATAGGTTAATATTTGGTTCAGTCTTCTGTGAAAACAGTATGTTTTCATCCGATTTGAGCTGTGTCTTTAGAAGAATTGAAGTGCATGGTAACTGTACGGAGAGCTGAGGTAGGTCTGAGGTGTGTGGTAATGTAGAGACAGTGGAGCTGCCTGGTGGCACGAGGCCTCACGAGCGGTGGAGAATGAAATGTTTGGGGTCAGCGTTGGCGGGAAAACGGTGAAGTGGTTCTGCTCCTCGATTCCGTGTCCCTCTCGCTCCTTCTTCCACTTGGTTCTCCGGTTCTGAAACCAGATCTTCACCTGAGTCTCGGAGAGATGGAGCGCAGTGGCGATGACGTGGCGCTCGAGGACGGAAAGGTAATGGCTGCTCTGAAAGCTCTGCTCCAGCACGCGCAGCTGCTCGAGCGTGAAGGCCGTGCGCACCCGCCTGGCTTTGCGAGCCGGTACCGGAGAGTCTGGACTGGAGTCTTTAGGTCTGTGTTCTCTCAAAGGCGATTCTGACAAATGGAAAGATAGTTGCGTAAGAGTTGGCAATGGTAATGAAGCAGAAAAGTACAGTTCATGAAGGCGTTTGGAGTCCGTTACACACGCGAGGGTCGGTGAGAAATGCTCATTGTGACCGATCTGAATTTTAGCAGCTTTCCGCTATTCTTTCCTTTGAGACAAAATATCAGTTAAGCAGGATTTAAATTACAAAGTACAGGGGCAAAGTCCTACCATATTGTTAAGGTTGGACATAagccaccttaataaaaaacgctcatgatatttaaaaattaaaaggcGGGAGAAAGCCGCCCTCTTGTGGAAGACTTCATATATGCACGTCACTTTCTCAGGGATTTTTAACggtcatttaaaatattttgtaataataataataattataattattataataataataataaaattaataataataatagacaaATGTTCATTTTAGTCTTTAATATTTCTGAGTTATTTTCTTGAGTTACGAAATATTTGGCTAGCgaccacagtaaaaaaaaacggACGCTCCTCAGATAAGGGGGTAAGTAGTAAACGAGTAgatatattcattaataatgaaattGATAGAGGAAAACCGTACAGAATGCTGTATatctttaaaatgacaattaaattattgatacattaatttatgatatattttaaatttctcAAAGTTCAATCAGGAACACAAaaatggaagaaaagaaaaatactcACCACATTTTCTCTTCATATTATAGTCTGTATTATTTAACTCTCGGTTTCTTCCTGTGAATTTGGTGGGGTCTAGGATGTCCACTATGGAAAAAGAAGAAGTCGTGGCGGACTGGTGTTTGGTTTCTTGCGGCATGTTTTCGGAGTCCTGTCACAGCAATGGATCTAACCACACTCACAGCCAGCGCTGTTCCTCGTGTTCTTAAAGCTGGCCGCCTCTCCAAGCTCCACACATTTATACCAGCTCAACACACGACCATCACGCGTggaaaattaacattttaatagaCGGGGGTCTGAAAGAAAACCCAGAAGCCCTGCTCTCCCCCGGTGCACAACTCCCGGTGATATTATAACCCCGGAGAGTGGAGGTCTCTCACTGGGGGCTTTCTGATGCTAATGTTGCTCTCGGTGGGTGACACGCTTCTTGGCTGTTTATTGCACTGCAGCTGGTTAAAATGTGCCCTTTTCTTAAAAAGCGTGTAGTGTTTTTGTGGCAGCTCTTGTTCTTATTTGCAACTGTGTGATTTTTACGGTGCCAACAGCGCGCGAGTGCTCAGTGTGATGGAAATGAAGTGACTCCATTTTGAGAGCATTCTTCCTTCAAGTGGTGTTACTGTTATTTAGTCAAAGTTCGGTAGAGTAGCTCTAATCCGCACTAAAGCAAAAATAttggtttatttaaataattattcaagCACAATTAAGGATAAAAATAGAGTAGAGTATTCTTTAAGTAAAGTGAAACACAAGTTTCCTGACATAAAGCCTTTAAAGCACAACTTTGTCTGAAAAgtcattatgaccacctccttgtttatacactcaccctccattgtctcagctccactgaccgcacaggagcactttctaaattacagactgtagaccatctctgtggctctgcatacttctgtTGCCCACTTTGAttgttcttcaatagtcagaaCCCgcacaggaccaccagagagtAAGTATGGTTTGgatggtgaatcattctcagttctgcagtgacactgatgtggtagtggtgtgttagtatgtgtatactgctgtgtgtttttgatgccctcaatgtcactgctagactaagaatagtccaccaaacaaaaaatacatcaaacagcgtcctgtgggcatCGTCCAGTGActactgatgaaggactgaaaggtgaccaacacaaactgcgcagtaacagatgagctactatcttagactatatatatagatggtggcgcagcaggtagtgttgcagtcacacaacaccagggacctgcaggttgtgggttcgagtcccgctctgtgtgactgtgaggagttttgtgtgttctccctgtgtccgcgtgggtttcctccgggtgctccagtttcctcccacagtccaaaaacacatgttggtaggtggactggcgactcaaaagtgtccgaatgtgtgtgttgccctgtgaaggactggtgccccctccagggtgtgttcctgccttgtgcccaatgattccaggtaggctctggacccaccgtgacccagaactggataagcggttacagataatggattaATGAATAATAAGACATTTAAAAAGACTGGCTTTGTGCATGCAAACAGACAGGAGAGCTAGCAGATAATGAGGAAATATattctgaattttttaaaaatatatttttttattacaataatgAATGTTCCTTTTAAAGGGCTTTGCACACGCCCTGAAAAACAGCCTAAGAGCATTGTTATTTCTCCTCTCCCAAACATTACTACTGGCgttattaatatatttgcaCATGCATTGTAATCCAGAAATATTCTGGGCTTTACCAAGAGTTGTatgtgtgaataaatatgcTGTAATATTTGGCACAGATTTCAGCTCAGCTTAATTCTGCTAACTCTCTAGTACAAAGTCAGGGTATtgtctgaatgtgtgaataGAACAGGAAAATGTTCCATAGAATCCTGTATCTCCTGCACAAACTGCAAAATGCTGCCCCATGTCTAAAGCACAAATATTTCCATCTGCAAGAATGCATCCCCCACTGTGCGCTACGTGTATGGAAGGAGAACTCACAAAGGGAAAATATTTGGACTTGATTCTCCAGACTTTTTCCAGAGTGCATATGTGCAAAAGGCTACTTCTTTTTTGATGTCTGCCAAACATTCATCCATGATATGGTTAGACAATGCAGCATATTTCATCACTCCAAAAAGTGTTTTCACCATTCCTGATACTTGTCATTGTCATAATGATCTTAGGGTTATGTACAGCTGCTTTCACAGTGAGTTTGGAATTCAATAGTGATTCAGTAGTGAGTGGTGCAACAgagtatgtgttttttttttttttcatatttcaaaaCTCAGTGGCCATGATCTACATCTTTGTGGCTGAGCTGTTGTTACTCTTAGATGTCTATTTCACTTACAGTCGACTAGGATTTTTAAAACATACATGTATAAATATGCATTTATCtgagtatttatatttatagaaatTTGGaagaccgcgaccctgaaatggaaaagaagatgagatgagatgagaaacTCGGAAGAAAACATTTGATGATAAAATAAGGCtaacaaaacaggaacatgttGTTACATGTATACTGCAAATTCCACTTCAGTTTTTTTctcttaatttaaaaataagtcCAGATCATGGAATTTTCAGCAGAATGTCTAATTACGTCTGTGTTGCTGATGCAAATTTTGACATCTGAAACATGTTATATATTGTGGCTGCtcaatgaaaaatatgtatctccaaaaataatcattttacaggaaaaggaaaaaaaaactttcttaactttaaattaaagattttttttgtagtaaactaaaaatggacaaaaatgtagATGCATGATTTTCATTGTTAAGCGACGATGTGCAACTGCTTTTATCTCACTTCTTGACCCTTTGGAGCGTGAATAAATCAAGCCAGCCATGTTCCACTCCATCTGCATCTCGGTGCATACAGACTGACGACTGTATCAACTTTGCAGAGTGCATTGGGGGTGTTGAGAGCCGACTTAAGTTGTAAATAATCTCTAAAGCCTCCAGAGGTGGTCTTCTGTGGCAGCTGCCAGAGTCCTCCCAGGTGTCAACACCAAGCAAAGCACTGGTATTCGTGGAGTGAAGCTTAGCCGGCCCACCAGGACAATTAGCAGATGTCACTTGTGCCGCTGACCCTCCCTGACCTCCCTCTTTGTCCAGAGAGATGAAGGTTCAGAGCTTCACCAGCAAGGGGCCAGCAGAGAGGAGTGTGCCCAAAGCTCC contains:
- the pnx gene encoding homeobox protein pnx, producing MPQETKHQSATTSSFSIVDILDPTKFTGRNRELNNTDYNMKRKCESPLREHRPKDSSPDSPVPARKARRVRTAFTLEQLRVLEQSFQSSHYLSVLERHVIATALHLSETQVKIWFQNRRTKWKKEREGHGIEEQNHFTVFPPTLTPNISFSTAREASCHQAAPLSLHYHTPQTYLSSPYSYHALQFF